A genome region from Verrucomicrobiota bacterium includes the following:
- a CDS encoding toll/interleukin-1 receptor domain-containing protein, with protein MSTTKKQDDKTDGGTAHTKKNPECSLEFSEVPHERLLDVLDAVAWLTCPDLEQVSQFADLESKTAAMVAENARILGLLDVTDDGLYTLVPPYPFGGTIPQKRTVVREWMLRMPLLVNVRQFLAQNEPIEAALRKAAAVQRIENFDPDKLAPLLSWAKNLHALEPDLGLEDLYEDAAASKKERNNDHPKKRVVFLSRCSKDDAVIRQLATDLGTEGVSVWLHDQRVRPLESAAERMAQGLVVSDYLLLGMSRYSVEAPWIKKELNELFFDEIARREIRIVPLKLDDCLIPKLLIDMGFVDFSISYKDGLRELMTLLENDLSPIPLEPQEIVSGSIVAPLKPESAV; from the coding sequence ATGAGTACGACAAAAAAACAGGATGATAAAACGGACGGCGGCACCGCCCACACAAAGAAGAACCCTGAATGTTCGCTGGAATTTTCAGAAGTCCCCCATGAGAGGCTGCTGGATGTCCTCGATGCGGTGGCATGGCTGACGTGCCCTGACCTGGAGCAAGTCTCCCAATTTGCAGATTTAGAGTCAAAGACCGCGGCAATGGTCGCTGAAAACGCACGGATACTCGGTCTTTTAGACGTCACCGATGATGGGCTGTACACACTTGTCCCCCCCTATCCCTTTGGTGGGACGATCCCGCAAAAACGTACGGTTGTCAGGGAGTGGATGTTGCGAATGCCCCTGCTGGTGAATGTACGCCAATTTCTGGCCCAGAACGAACCGATCGAGGCGGCCCTCAGAAAAGCAGCAGCCGTTCAAAGAATAGAAAACTTTGACCCTGACAAACTAGCCCCTCTTTTGTCCTGGGCGAAAAATCTCCATGCTCTGGAACCCGACCTCGGGTTAGAGGATCTTTATGAGGATGCGGCCGCCTCCAAGAAAGAACGTAATAACGACCACCCCAAGAAGCGGGTGGTGTTTTTATCGCGTTGCTCCAAAGATGATGCGGTCATCCGCCAGCTCGCCACGGATCTGGGCACGGAAGGGGTGAGCGTCTGGCTCCATGACCAGCGGGTACGACCTCTGGAATCAGCCGCCGAACGTATGGCGCAGGGATTGGTCGTATCCGATTATCTGCTCTTAGGAATGAGCCGGTACTCGGTGGAGGCACCTTGGATTAAAAAGGAATTAAACGAGTTATTCTTTGATGAAATCGCCCGGCGCGAAATCAGGATCGTCCCACTCAAGCTCGATGATTGTTTGATTCCGAAGCTCCTCATCGATATGGGTTTTGTTGATTTTTCGATCTCCTACAAGGATGGGCTGCGGGAGTTAATGACCCTGCTGGAAAATGACTTGAGTCCCATACCTCTGGAGCCTCAGGAGATTGTTTCAGGAAGCATTGTGGCACCCCTTAAACCCGAATCTGCAGTCTAG